GTATAATCTAGCCTAGCAAAGGGTTTATTTCCCACAAAAATAGATTATATGTAAGAAAGGATTTGCAATTATGTCTTATAAATATAAAGTGATGATGACAGACTATGCCTGGCCCTCCGTCGAACCGGAGCGACAGGTCTTAGAAGAGATAGGGGCAGAACTAATTGTTGCGGAAAGTGGGACAGAAGAAGAATTTATCGAATTGGCACCTCAAGTTGACGGCATCCTGACCTGTTGGCTCCATGTAACCACAGCGGTCGTCGAGGCTGCCCAACAGTGCAAAGTTATTGGCCGGTGTGGTATCGGACTGGATAACATTGACGTGGAGACGGCTACCGCTCTCGGAATGGTTGTAACAAATGTGCCTGCCTACTGCATTGATGAGGTCTCTGATCACGCAATGGCATTACTGCTGTCATGTGCTCGGAAAATTAGCCTACTCGATCGAACGATTAAGAGCGGAAATTGGACGCGAGACGTGGGACCGCCAATGCGTCGGATTCGTGGACAAAAGTTAGGTATTGTTGGCTTTGGCAAAATCGGGAAGGCAATTGTGCCGAAAGCGAAGGCATTCGGGCTGGAGGTCTTGATTTACTCACCGCGAGCCACCCAACAGATTGCAGCGGAACATGAGGTGACATTGGTCGATTTCCCTGAACTTCTGGCGGAGTCTGATTTTATCACTATCCATGCCCCATTGAACTCTGAAACTGAAGGGGTATTCGATGAGGCTGCGTTCCGTCGGATGAAGCCAACAGCTTATGTCCTCAATACCTCACGAGGCGGGGTTATCGACACAGGTGCCCTCTATGATGCGCTTACGACCGGCGAAATCGCGGGGGCAGGGCTAGATGTTTTGGCAGAGGAACCGCCTCAGCCCGATGAGCCACTGCTTGGGTTGGACAACGCAGTTCTGACACCGCATGCAGCGTTTGTCTCTGAGGAGTCTACCTATGACCTTGAGGTAACAGCAGCGGCAGAGGTCGCAAGGGTCCTAACAGGACAGATGCCTGAGTCGGTGGTAAACCCGGAAGTCTTGAGCAGCCCGATGCTTCGTGCGATTGCACTCGCCCAATAAAGATAATTATGGTAGATTTTAGAATTACTTATACACTGCCAATGCACAGCCAACCCCCTAAATCCCCCTTATCAGGGGGACTTTGGCAACTTCACGAAGGTCGAAGTTGTTGGCAAATGTCCACTTATTCGTCTCATTCACCATAGTTCAAGGAAATAAGGATGAAATCTTTCAAAGGCGCAACGGTCTTGGTGACCGGTGCCTCGTCCGGCATAGGCGAAGCGTTTGCACGTAACCTTGCAAATCATGGTGCTGATTTAATCTTGACGGCACGTTCGGAAGATAAACTCCAACAAATAGCCAAGGAGCTATCGGAAAGACACGAAATCCAAGTGCACGTGTGTCTTGGGGATCTCAGCCACCCGGATACACCTCAACGCTTGTGGGACGAGGTTCAATCTGCATCGCTCTCGGTCGATGTGCTGATAAATAACGCCGGTTTCGGAAAGTGTGGCCCCTTCCTAGAGTACGATTATCAGAGCTACCAAGATATGCTGAACCTCAATATCAAAGCATTGGTGGGTTTAACACATCTTTTTCTGCCTGCGATGTTGGAGAAGGGGGACGGTGGGGTTATCAACGTTGCATCAACGGCAGCGTTTCAGCCCATCCCTTACCTTGCCGTTTACAGTGCCACGAAAGCATTTGTCCTCGGTTTTTCAGAATCACTCTGGGGCGAGTATCATAAACGTGGCTTGACAGTGCTTGCGCTGTGTCCGGGTAATACCGCCACCAACTTTGCGGAGGTGGCCAACGCCGACGTGGCAAGGATGACCAGAGCAGAAACTCCTGAAACAGTGGTGGAGGAAGGCTTGAAAGCCTTTTTGAAGGGACGTAACTATGTGATTCCGGGCAGGAGTGTCAACTATTTACTGGCAAACTTATCTCGGCTATTGCCGCGTCGCCGTGTGCTTGGGATAACGTCGGATATATTCAAGCCGGATTAGTCCCCACCAGAGTGAACAAGGGTTACGGCATACGGCGTATGCCTACTACCTTATTGGGCTACTGTGATTTCCCTCTTGCAGCGATCTCCCAAACATCCTCGACAATCCCGTTGCGAACCGCATAGTACCGGTCATGGAGATTCACCGTTGTGCAGCAGTGGGTTGGTAAAAGTTCAATCTTATCGCCGGGCTTGAGCCCAACGCTTGGGTCCGCTGACAGATTCCCGTGCTCCTCCGATAATCCTCGCATCTCTAAGCCTTCAATCCCCACCGGTTGTGGTGTGCCAGAATCACTTGTCAACACCTTTGCCCCTGCGTCTACGATGACACGCGTCGGCTGCGGACGACTTACAACCGTCGTCAACATGGTCAGGGCGCATCCAAACTCCTCACCGATACCTTCGACCGTCCGATAACTTGAGTCGATAAAGACATAAGACCCCGCCTGAATTTCTGTCATATCCGGGTAAGCACCGGTGATTGCATAGGTGCCCGTGCCACCGCCGCTCACAATCTTGACGGGGACACCGTTCTGTTCGAGAAAGTGTTTGGTCCCAATCAGCATCTCAACAGATTCGCCTGTTAAACTTTTGCGTTCGGCGAAAGTCGGCGTGATGACGGTGTGCCCCTCATAACCCATTATCCCTTCAAACTTGAGCCCCTTTGATTTCAGGATGTGACGCGCCAGATCCAGCGTGGGTTGTCCCGGTTCCGTCCCACAGCGATTCATGCCGGAGTTGACTTCAATGAGGACGCGCAGGGTGGTGCCTTTCGCTTCCGCAGCCGCGGAGAGCTGATCGACGTTATCCGGGTCATCAACCGCAACCATAATCTCAGAGTGTTTGGCGAGGTTAATCAGACGTGCGATCTTCTGCTTTCCGACAATCTGATTGGCAATCAGTACGTCGCGGATACCCGCATGGATCATCGCTTCTGCTTCACCGAGTTTGGCACAGGTCATGCCGATCGCTCCCGCCTCCATCTGTTTATGGGCGATAATCGGAGTCTTATGGGTTTTGACATGTGGACGCAGATCTGCATTGACCGTTTTGAAATAGTCTGCCATCTTCTGGATATTGGCTTCCATGATATCTACATCGATCAGCAGTGCTGGGGTGTCAATTTCTTCTTTGGGGATGCCGATAAACACATCGACGTTGGGTGCTGACATCGGTTAGTCTCCTATAGAACTTACGTATTTTACCACAGTTGGTGCGGGGCAAGATGCCCCGCCTACAGAGCACAGGGTAATACCGTTTCTGAATAATTTTGTCACACGATTCGGACGGGAAACAATGGGTATCCGCTCCCCCCGATAGAATCCCGATACATCGGGACGAGTCGGGACTCGGATCACAATCTAACAGATCGTGGTACAAAAGACATTCAGACGCGTTAGCATTTTGATGTTTCCAATTTGGTAAATGCTATAATCTTCACACTTCAACAATGCGTTATCCTTTACCAGAATTGGTATAAGGTGACCTGCCCCGATAAATCGGGATGCAAGCACCTACAGTTGGCTGCGTAAATCCTAAAAGTGTTAGATTTTGTTAGATTTTGCCAGGGGCACCGTTGTGGTTGCCTTCAAGCGGTGGTTTGCGGTTGATCAATGCGAGTATGTTCTCTAGTTCCGCCGGCAGTGTACCTCCGTTGTTTAGCGGCTCCAGCAAGTTGGGAACTTTCTGATCGCTTGGCAGGTCTCGTTCTTGCGACTGTTGCTTTCTATCGCGGATTTCTTTTTTCCACGCGATCTGTTGCTCCTCCACTTCCTTCAATAGTTGGGCTGCATTGCCTCCCCGTTTTTCCCACTCATTGAGGAAAATCTGGAGCACTGTGCCTGTCTTTTCTTTCGTTCGCTGTAGCTCTGCTTCGATTTGGCGATCTGTCTCTTCGGTGTAGTCCTCCCAGGGTGGTAGGTCTGAGTTGACGTAGGCGTTGGTTAGATCTGCCTCTACAACCTTAAGGTAATCGTCACGAAAGCCAATGAAATCGGCGATAAGATTATGGAGCCCGTCGTTGTCAATTTTGTTGAGTGTCTCTTGCGGGATTTTACTGTATGCCGATATGGTGCTTTCCAAAGACGCTCTATTTTTTGTATCTTTTTCGACTTTGAAGTATCTTTTAGTGTCTGATATTTCACTAGATACCCTATGCTCTCGTTCCTCTGCATAAGCGTGGCTCTGTTGCTTTGCGCTTGACTGGTACTTCGTTTCAAGTTGAGCTGAGCGGGTCGCCTTGTCTTTGTATAGGTCAAGCCTCATTTTTCTCTGGTCGTTTTTGACCTCGTGGTCCGCTGCCACCTCTGCGGGATCTGTTATCTGTGAACCTGGCACGGTTGCACCGTAGACGCCGGTGGCTTTGAGAATGTGTACGGCTGAGATGATTCGTACTTTGATATCTGAGTCGTGTAACCCGTCTTGAAGCACATCAACAGCTTCAGCTACAAGGTTGTTCAAACGGTTGAGTTGTCCGCCCCACACTTGTTGTCTGCGGTCATTCAGTGTTGCGATAAAGCGTGGATCGTGGTTGCGCCAGATGTTGACGGTGGATCGCGATTTCCCGATGGTTTGAGCAACTTCTCTATCGTTTTTTCCAGTGAGAATCAGGTCAATCGCTGTTTCTTGTTGGGGTGTGAGTTGGTTCGGATGGGGTGCTTCTGCCATAATATGCCTCCAGGTTGATTTTAGTAGTGTTGGCTAATTTGACCGATGCGTATAGGTGGCGTTAAGAGACCACGCGGCTTTCCCATCTGAAATTATATCACATACGTTACGATATTGCAACCTATTTGTGAAATTGTGGGTTGTTGTTGTCTGAATCAAGATTTTCGGGATTTAAGGATTTTCAGGATGGAGAACGGAACGTGATAAGCGGCCGGGTGCATTTAGCCCCAGCGGGGTGATATGTGTCGTTTGTCTGAATCGCGGATTAAGGGATTGCACGGATTTTTGAGCCGATGTGGAGATTGTGATTCCAAGCAATCTGAATCAGGATTTTCGGGATTTAAGGATTCACAGGATGATTTCATTCAAGACCCCGCGCTCCAGCGGAGCGTAATGTATAGAGCAATTTAGTGAAAAAGAAGCGTGCTTGGTAAAGTAGGGAACAACGATCGTTGTTCCCTACGAACCGTTTATGGAATCTCTGTTGTAGTTGCCCGATTCATCGGGCGTATCGAGGCAGGGGTGCCCCTCCCACACCCCCCTCAATCCCGCTTATCAGGGGGATTTGATATGAAACGACATAAATCCTACCCCCGATAAATCGAGATCAGGGGGACAGGCGGGATTCAAAGCAACTGGGGCTTGGGGTTGGTATTACGTGCTTGTGCTATACGCATATCGTCCCGCTGGGGCTTTAGGTCACTTGGATACTTATTTTCTATACACATATCGCACCTCTGATGCTTTTTGTCAGCGCATTGGCTCATTAGTTAATTGATTAATTAATCTGATGAACTCTATACACATTGCGCTCCTCTGGAGCGCGAGCATAATGGGTGCTGGTATTCTATAGACATATTGCTCCGCTGGAGCAAAAAGCTAAGTCCTATAGACATGTCGCCCCGTTGGGGCTTGGAAGAAGGGTCCTATCGTCCGGCTATAAACATGTCGCCCCGCTGGGGCTAAATGAAGTGATGAACTAATGCTGTTCATGTTCCGACTTGTTCTCGCTTATCGGGAGAACGGGATTTTACAGTCTGTCTGCCTGATTTCGGCACGGACGATTTATCGGGGTATCACGTTTCAGGTTATCAACAGCTGCAAACTAGCACCATTGGTTTCTATAGTGGATCTTGGAATTAATGAGACACTCCAAACCGGTGCGGTTAGAAACCGCACCTACCGGGGGACGAAGGTGTCTATTTATTTTTAACCTCCTAAATCCCCAATCCCTAACCCCCCTAGCCCCCCTTGTCAGGGGGGAAACCTTTGTCAGGGGGGAAACCTTTGTCAGGAGGAAACCTTTGTCAGGGGGACTTTGGAAGATCCGGGGGACTTATGACCCGGCTGCGTGAGTCCTATCTCTATAAGTTTCTAAAGTTGTTTGACAGGGTTGGAGAGTTTGCCCAGCCCGTCCGCCTCGATCTCTACGATATCACCGGGGGCTAGCGGCAGGTCGTTCGGCACGATGATACCGGTGCCGGTAGAGACAACTGTGCCAACCGGGACGGGGTTATCTCGGCAAAGGAATTCGGTGAGTTCCTCAAACTTCCAATTAATTTGGGAGGTGTTTACGCCGCCTTCATAGATTGGTTTATCGTTTCGTATAACTGTGCATTTGATGTTTAGGTTATAGGGATCATCAATTTCGGAGGCGGTGACGAACATTGGACCGAGGGCACAACAACCGTAAAATACTTTCGACTGCGGCAGGTAGAGGGGATTGTCCCGCTCGATGTCCCATGCGGACACATCGTTGCAGAGCGTGTAGCCAACAATTTCTCCATCCTCGCCGAGAACATAGGCTAACTCCGGCTCGGTGGCCGTGAGTATGGAGTCGCTCCGAATACCGACGAAGCCGTTGGGTCCAACGCACCGGGCTGGCGTCGCTTTGAAGAAAATCTCGGGGCGATCTGCGTTGTAGACACGACTGTAGATATCTTGCTCGCTGTCGTCATCCCGCATATCCGCGCTGCGNNNNNNNNNNNNNNNNNNNNNNNNNNNNNNNNNNNNNNNNNNNNNNNNNNNNNNNNNNNNGGTACATCGAGCGTAGCAAATTTGAGTTTGTCTTCATCGACTTGGCCCGGTAACGGTCCATGACTTGATGCACTCGACACACGCTCTTGGATATCGGCAAGCAAAATCCCCATGCTTACCCCCTCTTTGTAGGAGAGTTCGATTAATTCTAATACACCCGGCGACTCATCGCTCGTGACATCAATCACAATATCGTCAGGTTCAACAGATCGACTGAGTAACCCACGATCTCCGTCGCTGGCGATATCGGTAACAACATCGCTCCGTGTTACAACGCCGACACGTTTGCCTTGGCCTGGTTGATAAAATTGTATAAGTCTCATGCTTGTTCTCCCTCTGTAAAAATTAAAATGATTTATAAACCTGAGTTATGATTTTTTTTAGCATACACCAACTTAGTTTGGAAAGCAAGTCCTTTTTGTGATATTAACCTAAGTTGTTAGGTAACCTGTAGGGCGAATTTCCATGCCCGACATATATCAGAAATAACCAAATTTACGACACACATGTCGCCCCGCTGGGGCTTTAGTTAGACTGCTTTCCATACACATAGCACTCCGCTGGAGCGCGAAAATTGGACGCATCGCCCTTCTATAGACATATCGCTCCGCTGGAGCGAAAGTAGCGCACTTGATGGACGGGGAAACCAATGGATTTTCAATAACTGGCAGCTTCCGTCATAGCAACAAACGATAGAGGTACGGCGCAACCCCAAAAACAACTACTCCCAGGACCGTTCCGAGAATGGCGTCAAGTGCATAATGAAACCGTCCGTAGACTGTTCCAACAATCAACCCCACGCCAAATGGGCACAGGATTGTAAAAACAATCGGATGATAATGGGCAGCGTAGAGAACTACAATCACACCAATCGCGCAGTGAGAACTTGGGAACGCCGTGCCTTTAGATGATGCACCGGAAAGGATCATGTGTATTAGCTTGAAAAGCAAACCGTCTGCGAGTCGCCCGCTAATTCTCTCAAACTTGTAGCGGGGCCCCATGACCGGCATGAAAATATACCAGATAAGACATAAATTAAAGGTCAGTACCTCCCCAAAGACGACTTTGTGAAACACTTCATACCTGCCTTGGAAGTAAAGCACCCCAACAAGCCCGAAAACAATGGGATAATAGCTGAAATAGCATAGATGTAAAAGCTCTGAAAGCCCCCTAGACGGAAAATGCTCACTGAAATAAATGCTCGGTTGCCCATTGAATAGCCGCTGTTCGTATTCGATGATTCTATCATCGAAATATCTTTGCACTGCCATCTGTGTCAATGGTGGTATCTCCAAGTAAAAAATTGGAATCGTTGCAATCGGATACCAATCGCGTAATACTTGCAGCGGCAACGGCAAAAAATCTTTGGAAATGACAGCCAACAAAAGCAAACCACATATAGCCCCCGCATGACTCACTACATAAATCCCCCACCATCGCAAGCTTTTATGAAAGATGCAAGCGAGCACGCCAGTAGCTGCGAGATAAAAGATTGTGATCCAGTCAGATGGGCGGAGAACGTTGACAATATTAAAATCGTACATAGGTAAATTGATACATCACTCCTCCCTCAACGCATCTGCCGGCTGCATTCTGCCCACACGCCATGCAGGGTAAACTCCCGCTAACAACGCTGCGACCAGCGCGACCACTAGGGCTTGCAGGAAATAAACGGGTTGTAAATACATCTGCAGCGTCCAACCGAAAGAGCGAAGATTGATGATATAGATGAGAATTACGGCAAGAGCAAAGCCGGTCGGCATAGCAAGGATCCCCGCAGTCGTTCCCATCAAACCTGTTTGCACCAATGTCAACTTCCACAACTGCCGGCGTGTCATGCCAACAGCACGCAATGTTCCGATCTCTCGACGCCGCTCCAATTGCAGACTCATCAGCGCACTGAGTATACCAATGAAAGCCACAAGCATGGCGAGCATCTGCAGCGCGACCGTTATGCTAAAGCTACGATCGAAAATAGCGAGCGAGTGTGCCCGAAGGCCACGGCTAGAGCGGATCACCAATTCAGCTTCGCCGGCGAACGCTGCTCGTAATTCGTTGATTTTGGTGTCTACATCGACACCAGATTCCACAAAGAGTGCGGCAGACGATAGGTCGGAATCGTTCCA
The Candidatus Poribacteria bacterium DNA segment above includes these coding regions:
- a CDS encoding C-terminal binding protein — protein: MSYKYKVMMTDYAWPSVEPERQVLEEIGAELIVAESGTEEEFIELAPQVDGILTCWLHVTTAVVEAAQQCKVIGRCGIGLDNIDVETATALGMVVTNVPAYCIDEVSDHAMALLLSCARKISLLDRTIKSGNWTRDVGPPMRRIRGQKLGIVGFGKIGKAIVPKAKAFGLEVLIYSPRATQQIAAEHEVTLVDFPELLAESDFITIHAPLNSETEGVFDEAAFRRMKPTAYVLNTSRGGVIDTGALYDALTTGEIAGAGLDVLAEEPPQPDEPLLGLDNAVLTPHAAFVSEESTYDLEVTAAAEVARVLTGQMPESVVNPEVLSSPMLRAIALAQ
- a CDS encoding SDR family oxidoreductase; the encoded protein is MKSFKGATVLVTGASSGIGEAFARNLANHGADLILTARSEDKLQQIAKELSERHEIQVHVCLGDLSHPDTPQRLWDEVQSASLSVDVLINNAGFGKCGPFLEYDYQSYQDMLNLNIKALVGLTHLFLPAMLEKGDGGVINVASTAAFQPIPYLAVYSATKAFVLGFSESLWGEYHKRGLTVLALCPGNTATNFAEVANADVARMTRAETPETVVEEGLKAFLKGRNYVIPGRSVNYLLANLSRLLPRRRVLGITSDIFKPD
- a CDS encoding DSD1 family PLP-dependent enzyme; amino-acid sequence: MSAPNVDVFIGIPKEEIDTPALLIDVDIMEANIQKMADYFKTVNADLRPHVKTHKTPIIAHKQMEAGAIGMTCAKLGEAEAMIHAGIRDVLIANQIVGKQKIARLINLAKHSEIMVAVDDPDNVDQLSAAAEAKGTTLRVLIEVNSGMNRCGTEPGQPTLDLARHILKSKGLKFEGIMGYEGHTVITPTFAERKSLTGESVEMLIGTKHFLEQNGVPVKIVSGGGTGTYAITGAYPDMTEIQAGSYVFIDSSYRTVEGIGEEFGCALTMLTTVVSRPQPTRVIVDAGAKVLTSDSGTPQPVGIEGLEMRGLSEEHGNLSADPSVGLKPGDKIELLPTHCCTTVNLHDRYYAVRNGIVEDVWEIAARGKSQ
- a CDS encoding fumarylacetoacetate hydrolase family protein, whose amino-acid sequence is RSADMRDDDSEQDIYSRVYNADRPEIFFKATPARCVGPNGFVGIRSDSILTATEPELAYVLGEDGEIVGYTLCNDVSAWDIERDNPLYLPQSKVFYGCCALGPMFVTASEIDDPYNLNIKCTVIRNDKPIYEGGVNTSQINWKFEELTEFLCRDNPVPVGTVVSTGTGIIVPNDLPLAPGDIVEIEADGLGKLSNPVKQL
- a CDS encoding phosphatase PAP2 family protein; this translates as MYDFNIVNVLRPSDWITIFYLAATGVLACIFHKSLRWWGIYVVSHAGAICGLLLLAVISKDFLPLPLQVLRDWYPIATIPIFYLEIPPLTQMAVQRYFDDRIIEYEQRLFNGQPSIYFSEHFPSRGLSELLHLCYFSYYPIVFGLVGVLYFQGRYEVFHKVVFGEVLTFNLCLIWYIFMPVMGPRYKFERISGRLADGLLFKLIHMILSGASSKGTAFPSSHCAIGVIVVLYAAHYHPIVFTILCPFGVGLIVGTVYGRFHYALDAILGTVLGVVVFGVAPYLYRLLL